The genomic interval ATCAACAACGCTGGCCTTGCCAAGTCCAACCTAGTCAAAGCCACTAACAAGATGCTTCAAGTCACTCTTGGGGCTAGTCGCAATCGCATCCATAACACGACCAAAAAGCTTGTAAACATCAGGCTGCTTGGCAATGTACTCATACATGCGGAGATCAGTATTAAAAGCGGCATTGAAAGCTGCATTGTTGGGAGCAGTGCTATCAGGCCATCTCTCATGAGCGTTAACCATAGACGCAATGACTGGGGCAATGATGCTTGTCATCCAGGCCCTCTGATCAGAGAATCGGGTGTTTGTCACCAAAGCAGCGGAGATAGCTGAGTGCGCGATGAAACCTGGCTCAGGCTCGGCAATAGACGGTTTGTCATACCCATGCGGGCGAGGGTCTTTAGCCGCAGCTCAGATACACCAGCCTTGGAAGCCAGTTCTTTATAAGAGATCTTGCCTTCCAGGGGTACAAGCTCGAAGATCTTGAAGTGGCTCATCCATCAGAGGATTTCCATATAATAGTACTATAACTGTTATTCAAAGTTATAGGCATTGCGTATCGGGAGTACCTACACCTGTGATGTCATTCTGCAAGCACTCGCCAGGGCCCGAGACAAgctgaaagatttgaaacgCACTATCGAGAAGCTTCTCCTTAGCAATCTGGGCTTCTTCAGGAGCATCAGGTGATAAGTTGATGATGGGTGTATCCCGCTCGAAGCTAGGCTCGGGAAGTTTGTTGGCTCGGAGGTATCAATTCAACGTAATGGTGTTCTTGTTGAGATCCTGAACTAAGACCTCCAGGGGGGATAAAGCAGCATACCCATTAACGCTATTAGTACCGTTAGAAATGCCGTTTGAAACCATATTGGGCAATTCGATTGGCAAATTTTAAGACAAGGAAGATAACATTGAATTGCTGCTGCTGAGATGATGCTCAGAAGATTGAAATCAATAGAGCTTGTTAGGTCTTTAAAGTGGTTCCATTTGAATACAACTGC from Botrytis cinerea B05.10 chromosome 9, complete sequence carries:
- the Bcbik3 gene encoding Bcbik3, which gives rise to MVSNGISNGTNSVNGFERDTPIINLSPDAPEEAQIAKEKLLDSAFQIFQLVSGPGECLQNDITGVDPRPHGYDKPSIAEPEPGFIAHSAISAALVTNTRFSDQRAWMTSIIAPVIASMVNAHERWPDSTAPNNAAFNAAFNTDLRMYEYIAKQPDVYKLFGRVMDAIATSPKSDLKHLIGGIIGHSCVKLAEAFPDLNFIIQDIPHVVEEGAKVIKENNEASIANHIQFQEYDFFQKQPVNSVKILKNTVESMGQQLHVLIMDFVVPGPGTVSSVNERVLRSRDVGMMQLFNSLERDLEGWKAILEAVDSRLKINAVNTPYGSFISVIDVVLG